A window of Chloroflexota bacterium contains these coding sequences:
- a CDS encoding Ldh family oxidoreductase: protein MTAIPPVYKLNLPPVRYVSVPAERLRVFVCEAALAVGLPDAQAGLLAELLTGNDLRGVHSHGTRMLAHYADELRRGRLNPAPEPRVTRETPVSLVVDGDGGLGYFAAHLATERAIAKAREVGVAVAVTRNHGHIGAAGIYARMTLPHDLLCLVTGGARLDIEPGMPVYSSAVGSPMCFSAPAGDADPLVVDFSPVYDLRSSPRREELEDWIPGTIFRCIGLGNIAQAWGGVLAGVPQERDAAPPRFSSAHQAAAFMMFRIDLFLDPAEFRQQMDVLAERIAELAPLPGFPKAQFAGAPEAERARRYAVEGIPVGEEHRRELEALADDLGMDTPWERGG, encoded by the coding sequence ATGACCGCCATCCCGCCCGTCTACAAGCTGAACCTGCCGCCGGTGCGGTACGTCTCGGTGCCGGCGGAGCGGTTGCGGGTCTTCGTGTGCGAGGCGGCGCTGGCCGTGGGTCTGCCGGACGCGCAGGCCGGTCTACTGGCCGAGTTGCTGACGGGCAACGACCTGCGCGGGGTGCACTCGCATGGGACGCGGATGCTCGCCCACTACGCGGACGAGCTTCGCAGGGGTCGGCTCAATCCGGCGCCCGAGCCGCGCGTCACGCGCGAGACGCCGGTGAGCCTGGTCGTTGACGGCGACGGGGGGCTGGGGTATTTCGCCGCTCACCTGGCGACCGAGCGTGCCATCGCCAAGGCTCGCGAAGTCGGCGTCGCGGTGGCCGTCACCCGCAATCACGGGCACATCGGCGCCGCCGGCATCTACGCCCGCATGACGCTGCCGCACGACCTGCTGTGCCTGGTCACCGGCGGCGCGCGGCTTGACATCGAGCCGGGCATGCCGGTCTACAGCTCGGCGGTCGGGTCGCCCATGTGCTTCAGCGCTCCGGCGGGCGACGCCGACCCGCTGGTCGTGGACTTCTCGCCCGTGTACGACCTGCGCTCGTCGCCGCGCCGCGAGGAGCTCGAGGACTGGATCCCCGGCACGATCTTTCGCTGCATCGGCCTGGGCAACATCGCGCAGGCGTGGGGCGGCGTTCTGGCCGGCGTGCCGCAGGAGCGCGACGCGGCGCCGCCACGATTTTCCTCGGCGCACCAGGCCGCCGCGTTCATGATGTTCCGCATTGACCTGTTCCTGGACCCGGCGGAGTTCCGGCAGCAGATGGACGTGCTGGCGGAGCGCATTGCGGAGTTGGCGCCGCTGCCCGGGTTTCCGAAGGCCCAATTTGCCGGAGCGCCAGAGGCCGAGCGCGCGCGGCGGTATGCGGTTGAGGGCATTCCGGTTGGGGAGGAGCATCGGCGGGAGTTGGAGGCGTTGGCGGACGACCTGGGCATGGATACGCCGTGGGAGCGTGGCGGCTGA
- a CDS encoding phytanoyl-CoA dioxygenase family protein, whose protein sequence is MQPIPSVHELFMHVWRLEHVGYTAVPNAVSPERLGPIRERFDELIADYENVPSAVVDGASTSVKGVGSIDLHRFFELDPLFEDFMDLPAVLPIVQAARNHDVVLLSSGMGNYRAPNSPAATLWHRDGGPYMRLTIYLDDVTEEVGPTAVVPGSHNDPNRPPPWANHDNQPRALPGMVPLTAPAGTCLINDTNIWHTAMPNRSSRPRRLVWVVYKWSTQVYEVRPEWYHSPEFIARQTDPVRRALLGCTD, encoded by the coding sequence ATGCAACCGATTCCCAGCGTGCACGAGCTCTTCATGCACGTGTGGCGGCTCGAGCACGTCGGTTACACGGCGGTGCCCAACGCCGTCAGCCCCGAACGCCTGGGGCCGATTCGGGAACGCTTCGACGAGTTGATCGCCGATTACGAGAACGTTCCCAGCGCCGTGGTGGACGGCGCGTCGACTTCGGTCAAGGGCGTCGGGTCGATCGACCTGCACCGCTTCTTCGAGCTCGATCCGTTGTTCGAGGACTTCATGGACCTACCGGCCGTGCTGCCGATCGTGCAGGCGGCGCGGAACCACGACGTGGTCCTCTTGTCGAGTGGAATGGGCAACTATCGGGCGCCCAACTCTCCGGCCGCGACGCTGTGGCACCGCGACGGCGGGCCGTACATGCGGCTGACGATCTACTTGGACGACGTGACCGAGGAAGTCGGCCCGACGGCGGTGGTCCCCGGCAGCCACAATGACCCGAATCGCCCGCCCCCTTGGGCCAATCACGACAATCAGCCGCGGGCTCTCCCGGGCATGGTGCCGCTCACCGCGCCCGCGGGCACTTGCCTCATCAACGACACCAACATCTGGCACACGGCCATGCCCAACCGCTCGTCGCGCCCGCGCCGCCTGGTGTGGGTGGTCTACAAGTGGTCCACGCAGGTCTACGAGGTCCGCCCCGAGTGGTATCACTCGCCGGAGTTCATCGCCCGCCAGACCGATCCCGTGCGACGCGCGTTGCTGGGGTGCACGGACTGA
- a CDS encoding Gfo/Idh/MocA family oxidoreductase — translation MAGPLQLALIGCGAMGGRLARAVARRTDCRLVWCVDRNLEVARRIAADIDGAQADDDIDGVLHRTQVQAVLIATRPDSHAQLVAAAARARNHVFVEAPLATKLPDALQAHAAVRGAGVVAGVDFALRAAPGVEVVRSAVPGPRTVVMHATVDSLAERWEGEAQHGGVLGTFGSHALDMAAHLSGSRPLRVYGTGGRYVRRSGLPDTLTATIKFAGGGVGQVVVGEFGCSERGGTYSGAMDDGSRRAELWNDLTQARVFEGERVVAETPEPVVGRDGSTAMLDAFLDAARGVGRPLADSADGVRAVQLADGLYEAMRLGRAVELERVA, via the coding sequence GTGGCGGGTCCCTTGCAATTGGCTCTTATTGGGTGTGGCGCAATGGGCGGCCGCCTGGCCCGAGCGGTGGCGCGACGCACCGACTGCCGCCTGGTGTGGTGCGTCGATCGCAATCTCGAGGTCGCCCGGCGGATCGCCGCCGACATTGATGGCGCGCAGGCCGACGACGACATCGACGGGGTGCTTCACCGGACCCAGGTCCAGGCGGTGCTGATTGCTACGCGACCCGACTCGCACGCGCAACTGGTCGCGGCGGCGGCCCGCGCCCGGAATCACGTGTTCGTGGAGGCGCCGCTGGCGACCAAGCTGCCCGACGCGTTGCAAGCGCATGCGGCGGTGCGCGGGGCGGGCGTGGTGGCCGGCGTTGACTTCGCGTTGCGCGCGGCGCCGGGCGTCGAGGTGGTCCGGTCGGCGGTGCCGGGACCGCGGACGGTTGTGATGCACGCCACGGTCGACTCGTTGGCCGAACGCTGGGAAGGCGAGGCCCAGCACGGCGGCGTGCTCGGTACATTCGGCAGCCACGCGTTGGACATGGCTGCCCATCTGTCCGGCTCGCGTCCGCTGCGGGTCTATGGAACCGGTGGTCGCTACGTGCGCCGCTCGGGGCTGCCGGACACCCTGACGGCGACCATCAAGTTTGCCGGCGGCGGCGTGGGGCAGGTGGTGGTTGGCGAATTCGGGTGCTCCGAGCGCGGGGGAACCTATTCGGGCGCGATGGACGACGGGTCGCGCCGCGCCGAGCTTTGGAACGACTTGACGCAAGCTCGCGTGTTCGAAGGCGAGCGAGTAGTGGCTGAGACGCCGGAGCCGGTGGTTGGTAGAGACGGCTCCACCGCGATGCTGGACGCATTCCTTGACGCCGCGCGCGGCGTTGGGCGGCCCCTTGCCGACAGCGCCGACGGCGTGCGCGCCGTCCAGTTGGCCGACGGGCTCTACGAGGCCATGCGCCTGGGCCGCGCGGTGGAACTGGAGCGGGTAGCCTAA
- a CDS encoding LCP family protein: protein MPHGSERLAKRLHRAEIISLSASLAVFVVIGVIGLFVWRSNSAEPATAAPQSTPTVVARPTVAPDPTSAVTAATSAPTEAVKVDIEPPSPAEQVEQPNPLDLIQTWPGDRPFSLLLLGLDQRPGEASGRTDAMVLTRIEPANNSAALISIPRDLCIANCRTDPYRINSVYQAEGPDVLRQRVGEIMGIKVDYVMVFDFYGFRRLVDFFGGVEVDVSTTIYDESYPNATDTGFEPLYIPAGVNHFDGDMALRYARSRHQDGAIARDQRQQQILLALRDQLLTPRTILQWPNFLERLRDTFKTDVPFELVPSMLKLALSIDSSRVVQGAVGFDRGLSRTVIAENGAYVLEPNVPLIQAYAAELIRNGEALPAMEGTAASPEFADRQHLEP from the coding sequence ATGCCCCACGGTTCCGAGCGGCTCGCCAAGCGGCTCCACCGCGCCGAGATCATCAGCCTCAGCGCCTCGTTGGCGGTCTTCGTGGTCATCGGCGTCATCGGGCTGTTCGTTTGGCGCAGCAACAGTGCCGAGCCTGCCACGGCCGCGCCTCAATCAACCCCCACCGTCGTGGCGCGACCGACAGTGGCCCCCGATCCTACCTCTGCAGTCACGGCGGCAACTTCCGCGCCGACCGAGGCGGTCAAGGTGGACATCGAGCCGCCCTCGCCCGCCGAACAGGTTGAGCAGCCCAATCCGCTCGACCTGATCCAGACCTGGCCCGGCGATCGGCCGTTCTCGCTGCTGCTGCTGGGACTGGACCAGCGGCCCGGAGAGGCCAGCGGTCGCACCGACGCCATGGTGCTGACCCGCATCGAACCTGCGAACAACTCCGCGGCCCTGATCTCCATTCCGCGCGATCTGTGCATCGCCAACTGCCGCACGGACCCCTACCGCATCAACTCCGTCTACCAGGCCGAGGGTCCCGATGTCCTCCGACAGCGCGTGGGAGAGATCATGGGGATCAAGGTGGACTATGTGATGGTGTTTGACTTCTACGGCTTCCGGCGGCTGGTCGACTTCTTTGGCGGCGTCGAGGTCGACGTGAGCACCACGATCTACGACGAAAGCTATCCCAACGCCACCGACACCGGCTTCGAGCCCTTGTACATCCCCGCCGGCGTCAACCACTTCGACGGCGACATGGCGCTGCGCTACGCGCGATCGCGCCATCAGGACGGAGCCATCGCCCGCGATCAGCGGCAACAGCAGATTCTCCTCGCGCTGCGGGATCAGCTATTGACGCCGCGCACGATTCTTCAGTGGCCCAACTTCCTGGAGCGACTGCGCGACACCTTCAAGACCGACGTGCCGTTTGAGCTGGTGCCCTCCATGCTCAAGCTTGCGTTGTCGATCGACTCCTCGCGCGTGGTTCAGGGCGCGGTCGGATTCGATCGCGGGCTGTCGCGCACGGTTATCGCCGAAAACGGCGCCTACGTGCTCGAACCCAACGTGCCCCTCATCCAGGCCTACGCCGCCGAGCTGATCCGCAACGGTGAGGCCCTGCCGGCGATGGAAGGCACTGCCGCCAGTCCCGAGTTCGCCGACCGGCAGCACCTGGAGCCCTAG
- a CDS encoding class I SAM-dependent methyltransferase, which produces MASDWYAFRGFDPEMVRDARAWYAQFLPSEGRILDIGCGRGEFLDVAAAAGLETHGVDLDGAMLAHAAAHHVVEAEALDFLQATPETFDVVSALHVIEHFPVEEGAALVRLGGSRLVPGGSLIVATPNPGSLPTIAHEFWKDPTHVRPYDVELLEFLCRDAGLEVQASGVNPTSARGLPVTLGDLDITEDSSPERKAQPDEDRVTRWVGGRVARSRYAADLEAALHAVSAELRHTRDELTRVAAILRRALEVAYEPSEIYVVARRPEE; this is translated from the coding sequence ATGGCGTCCGACTGGTATGCCTTTCGCGGATTCGACCCCGAGATGGTCCGCGACGCGCGAGCTTGGTATGCCCAATTCCTGCCTTCCGAGGGACGAATCCTCGACATCGGCTGCGGGCGCGGCGAATTTCTGGACGTGGCGGCCGCCGCCGGATTGGAAACGCACGGCGTCGACCTGGACGGAGCCATGCTGGCGCACGCCGCGGCTCACCATGTCGTCGAGGCCGAAGCGCTCGACTTTCTCCAGGCGACGCCAGAGACGTTCGACGTGGTGAGCGCGCTGCATGTCATCGAGCACTTTCCGGTGGAGGAGGGCGCGGCGCTCGTGCGGCTTGGCGGAAGCCGCCTCGTCCCCGGTGGATCGTTGATCGTGGCTACGCCGAATCCCGGCAGCCTGCCGACGATTGCCCACGAGTTCTGGAAGGACCCGACGCACGTGCGGCCTTACGACGTGGAGCTGCTCGAGTTCCTGTGCCGGGACGCGGGACTCGAGGTGCAAGCGTCCGGGGTCAACCCGACGTCCGCGCGGGGCCTGCCGGTGACGCTCGGCGATCTTGACATAACGGAGGATTCTTCACCGGAACGCAAGGCGCAACCCGACGAAGACCGCGTGACGCGTTGGGTGGGCGGGCGCGTGGCGCGGTCGCGCTATGCGGCGGACCTCGAAGCGGCGCTGCATGCGGTGAGCGCCGAGCTGCGACACACGCGCGACGAGTTGACGCGGGTGGCCGCCATTCTGCGCCGGGCGCTCGAGGTGGCCTACGAGCCGTCCGAAATCTATGTCGTGGCTCGCCGGCCCGAGGAGTGA
- a CDS encoding competence/damage-inducible protein A has translation MRNDDVEIFAIGTELVTGLILDTNSHWIAGEVAVAGGDVRRITALADDFDALTGELRAAVDRRARVIITTGGLGPTPDDLTVEAVSALAGCGVHTPREVLEDYARRRGISLEEASSPPRLKMGTVPAAARVHLNPVGWAPCFMVQVEDSSIWCMPGPPREVQGCFSAHIQPVVERLFAGQSARLRVFIDAHESETSPLMQSVMRRIPSAYLKAYVGMSNPEGLPVDIVVRSTDGAAPNELLQQAYDEFCAVAAASGKTVTLEAPAAS, from the coding sequence GTGCGCAACGACGACGTTGAGATTTTTGCCATCGGCACAGAGCTCGTGACCGGGCTGATTCTGGACACCAACTCGCACTGGATCGCCGGCGAGGTGGCCGTGGCCGGGGGCGACGTGCGGCGCATCACCGCGCTGGCCGACGACTTTGACGCGCTCACGGGTGAGCTGCGGGCCGCGGTCGACCGCCGCGCTCGCGTCATCATCACCACGGGCGGCCTGGGTCCCACGCCCGACGACCTGACGGTCGAGGCCGTGTCAGCGCTGGCCGGCTGCGGCGTACACACGCCCCGTGAAGTGCTGGAGGACTACGCCCGGCGACGCGGCATCAGCTTGGAAGAGGCCTCAAGTCCGCCGCGACTGAAGATGGGCACCGTGCCGGCCGCCGCTCGCGTGCATCTCAATCCGGTGGGTTGGGCGCCCTGCTTCATGGTTCAGGTCGAAGACTCCAGCATCTGGTGCATGCCGGGACCGCCGCGCGAGGTCCAGGGCTGCTTCAGCGCCCACATCCAGCCCGTCGTCGAGCGCCTGTTCGCCGGCCAGTCGGCGCGGTTGCGCGTATTCATCGACGCCCACGAATCGGAAACGTCGCCGCTCATGCAGTCGGTCATGCGCCGGATTCCGTCCGCCTATCTCAAGGCCTACGTCGGCATGTCGAATCCAGAGGGGTTGCCGGTTGACATCGTCGTGCGCAGCACGGACGGCGCGGCGCCCAACGAGTTGCTGCAGCAGGCTTACGACGAGTTCTGCGCCGTCGCCGCCGCCTCCGGCAAGACGGTGACCCTGGAGGCGCCGGCCGCGTCGTAG
- the rhaD gene encoding bifunctional rhamnulose-1-phosphate aldolase/short-chain dehydrogenase, which translates to MQSRWSDDDARGLDPIGLRVYTSRLIGAEPALVLHGGGNTSVKLDDHDHRGRSCRSLAIKGSGSDLRTIEPGDFARLHLDDLHALRPRCEMSDDEMLAYLARSSLDPAAPRPSIETLLHAFLPDAWVDHSHADAVLALTNQPDGHRLVREVYGDRVAVVPYILPGFKLAQLTADVYDANPGVEGLVLDMHGLVTFGASARESYERHIELVALAEDSVRPHLPARGSAPGDEAAAAKLAPALRGALSAKRRVIVRYDGSPRVRAFVDRPDLEQISQQGPVTPDHVLRTKRLPLVLRATDSEGVRDAVTGYRAAYERYAREHGGAEAFQHDSAPRVVLVPGVGMFTTGASWDEAGMVADMYRHTMEVIEAASAIGTYHALPANDLYDMEYWPLELYKLTRAPAERELARRMALVTGAGSGIGRAIAQALAADGAYVFVTDVDLEAANAVAEAITAEGDRARALPLDVTSERETAQAFAAAATHAGGMDIVISNAGIAAAAPLDDLELDTWQRSLDVNATGHFLVCRAALRQMRAQGLGGSIVLICTKNALDPGAGFGAYSAAKAAQLQLGRVLAVEGGPDGIRVNMVNPDAVFEGSGLWDADLRAGRAAAHGVDVEDLEAFYAQRNLLGRRVTGPDVAEAVSFLASDRSAKTTGAVIPVDGGLRGAFPR; encoded by the coding sequence ATGCAATCCCGCTGGTCCGACGACGACGCGCGAGGCCTCGATCCGATTGGTCTCAGGGTCTACACCTCGCGGCTGATCGGCGCGGAACCGGCGCTGGTGCTGCACGGCGGCGGCAACACGTCCGTGAAGCTCGACGACCACGACCACCGGGGACGCTCTTGCCGGTCCCTGGCGATCAAGGGCAGTGGGTCCGATTTGCGCACCATCGAGCCCGGCGACTTCGCGCGCCTGCACTTGGACGACCTTCACGCATTGCGCCCGCGGTGCGAGATGTCGGACGACGAGATGCTGGCCTACCTGGCGCGCAGCTCGCTCGATCCGGCTGCCCCCCGGCCGTCGATCGAGACGCTGCTCCATGCGTTCCTGCCCGATGCGTGGGTCGACCACTCGCACGCCGACGCCGTGCTGGCCCTCACCAACCAGCCGGACGGCCACCGCCTCGTGCGCGAGGTTTACGGCGACCGGGTGGCGGTGGTGCCCTACATCCTGCCCGGTTTCAAGCTGGCGCAACTCACCGCCGACGTCTACGACGCGAATCCCGGCGTCGAGGGCCTGGTGCTTGACATGCATGGGCTGGTGACGTTCGGCGCGTCGGCGCGCGAGTCTTACGAGCGCCACATCGAGCTGGTAGCCCTGGCCGAGGACTCTGTGCGGCCGCACCTGCCGGCGCGCGGCAGCGCGCCCGGCGACGAGGCCGCCGCGGCAAAGCTGGCGCCAGCGCTGCGCGGCGCGCTCTCAGCCAAACGACGAGTCATCGTGCGCTACGACGGCTCGCCCCGCGTGCGCGCCTTCGTCGACCGGCCCGATCTCGAGCAGATTTCCCAGCAAGGCCCGGTCACGCCCGACCACGTGCTGCGCACCAAGCGGCTGCCGCTGGTGCTGCGCGCCACCGATTCCGAGGGCGTGCGCGACGCGGTGACTGGCTACCGCGCGGCCTACGAGCGCTACGCGCGAGAGCACGGCGGCGCCGAGGCATTCCAGCACGACTCCGCGCCGCGCGTGGTGCTCGTGCCCGGCGTCGGAATGTTCACCACCGGCGCTTCCTGGGACGAGGCCGGCATGGTGGCCGACATGTACCGCCACACCATGGAGGTCATCGAGGCCGCCAGCGCCATCGGGACCTATCACGCCCTGCCGGCGAACGATCTCTACGACATGGAGTATTGGCCGCTCGAGCTGTACAAGCTCACCCGCGCGCCGGCGGAGCGGGAGCTGGCCCGTCGCATGGCGCTGGTGACCGGGGCCGGAAGCGGCATCGGGCGGGCCATCGCGCAGGCGCTGGCGGCGGACGGTGCGTATGTGTTCGTCACCGACGTCGACCTCGAAGCGGCGAACGCCGTCGCCGAGGCCATCACCGCCGAAGGCGATCGAGCCCGCGCGTTGCCGCTCGACGTCACGAGCGAGCGTGAGACGGCACAGGCCTTCGCCGCTGCAGCCACCCACGCGGGCGGCATGGACATCGTGATTTCCAATGCCGGGATCGCAGCCGCCGCGCCGCTGGACGACCTGGAGCTCGACACCTGGCAGCGCAGCCTGGACGTCAACGCGACCGGGCATTTCCTGGTCTGCCGCGCCGCGCTGCGCCAGATGCGAGCCCAGGGACTTGGCGGCAGCATCGTGTTGATTTGCACCAAGAACGCGCTCGACCCGGGCGCCGGGTTTGGCGCCTACAGCGCCGCCAAGGCGGCCCAGCTTCAGCTTGGACGCGTGCTCGCCGTGGAGGGCGGCCCGGACGGCATCCGCGTCAACATGGTCAATCCCGACGCCGTGTTCGAAGGCTCCGGGCTATGGGACGCCGACCTGCGGGCGGGGAGGGCCGCCGCGCACGGCGTGGACGTCGAGGACCTCGAAGCGTTCTACGCGCAGCGGAACCTGCTGGGGCGGCGCGTGACGGGTCCGGACGTCGCGGAGGCCGTGTCTTTTCTCGCGTCGGATCGATCCGCCAAGACAACGGGGGCCGTCATCCCGGTGGACGGCGGGCTGCGTGGCGCGTTTCCTCGCTAG
- a CDS encoding iron-sulfur cluster assembly accessory protein produces the protein MSAVQTDGRISLPMDGPADEPIGLPMAVPPPPSPVAVTDRAARAFGEILSERGHTQGALKVAVTGGGCAGYEYAMALAHEPEPTDITAQSNGVEVYIDGHTAHLIAGAEIDFIDSMMGRGFLVRNPNAQTTCGCGSSFNTDGAGVTAGACGK, from the coding sequence ATGAGCGCAGTGCAGACCGACGGCCGCATCTCGCTGCCGATGGATGGCCCGGCTGACGAACCAATCGGGCTGCCGATGGCTGTCCCGCCGCCGCCCTCGCCCGTGGCGGTGACCGATCGCGCGGCGCGCGCGTTCGGCGAGATCCTCTCGGAGCGTGGTCACACCCAAGGCGCGCTCAAGGTCGCGGTGACCGGCGGCGGCTGCGCGGGCTATGAATACGCCATGGCGCTGGCCCACGAGCCGGAGCCGACCGACATCACGGCCCAGTCGAACGGCGTCGAGGTCTACATCGACGGGCATACGGCGCACCTGATCGCCGGCGCCGAGATCGACTTCATCGACAGCATGATGGGTCGCGGATTCTTGGTGCGGAACCCCAACGCCCAGACGACCTGCGGCTGCGGCAGCTCCTTCAACACCGACGGAGCCGGAGTCACCGCGGGGGCCTGCGGCAAGTAG